The genomic interval ATACATCAATAGAAATATTTGGTATATTGTCCTTGTTCGGTTCCCAGTTCTAAATTCTAATCATCTTCTGATCACACAGTGTCACGCACCAACCATTCACcactctctttttctttttctttctctttctcttcttttggAACAACGGGTACCACTACCACCTCTTCAAAACAACCCCTTCTAACTTATTTCTGCTTCTAACTAAAATGGCTCTTCTCACTCTTGCACTCCTTCTTTTGGCCTTCAGTGGCTCCTCaagtatgaatttttttaccccaacattttatcttcttttcactaaaaacctttacaaaaattatttttctatttttgtttaacCATGGGTTATATTTTccctttttatatattttagatcTCTGTGTCCTGCCTCCTTGTTTGCACTAATTCATCCTAATGTgtataaaaaatctattttttttatctttttcttttttttaagattaaactttgtgtcaaaaaaaataattaaaccttTTTGTGCACTATTTAATCCTAATGTGtatgtcattttaaaatttgtttttcatatactttttttattaattttttttgtgtgtgcaaTACTTAGTCCTAATGCGTGTATCAatctatatttattttgcatatattatttgttttttctagTTTTGGATTAAACGTTTTTTTCGTGCACTAATCAATCCTAGTGTGTGTgtctttctaaaatttatttatcatattttattcttgttttgaattaaaaaaaaatgctttgTGAACTAATTAATCCTAATGCATGTCATTCTAAAATTGGTATtgcataaattatttatttatttttccttatttatttatttatttttattttatacactAATTAATCTTAATGTgagtcatttaattttttttctttcatattttttttaaattaaactttttaaattttgtggAATGTGAAAGGTGGCTCTTGGTGTGTTTGCAAGGATGGAAGTGAAACAATACTTCAAAAAACATTAGATTATGCTTGTGGAGCTGGTGCTGATTGTAATCCTATAAAACAAAATGGGCCTTGTTTTCAACCCAACACTGTTAAAGCTCACTGTAATTATGCAGTTAACAGTTATTTCCAAAGGAAGGGACAAACTCAAGGGTCATGTGAATTTGCTGGAACAGCCACAGTTACTGCCTCAGATCCTAGTAAATTCTCTATAAACCCACTTTTTCCTTTTTCCTACTTTGTTTTGACTTATGTTAATTTCTTGAAGAATATTAGCTAGCCACAACAAGTGAACAGaaacattttgtttttgtttggtttGTTTCACTTTTGATGACTTGGGCCAAAGGTGATTCTTTTGATAAAATCAcatgaattaaattattttattagtttatcttttgaagataaataattgatttatatttttattataatatttattatatattatagaaaaagatgtaacataataagaaataataaggagcagataataaaaaaaaagtcattaatacacttattaaattgaaaagaattttaaaaaaaggacACAAAAACCTTAAGAAAATCTTGTTTTTAAAGGCAAGAAATAgtagttatttatttagttaagtTACTTCTATTTAGGGATGCCAAGTTGGATTGTTAGCTATATGAATTATGGATACCAACACGATAGTTGGATATACttggaaaaattaattaattaaagtgtCGATGTCAATAAATTGGTTACTGTTAGCGCATTCGAATCAGAGTTCAGTCTTATAATTGGTTCAAACAGTCAAAATTCTGGGGATATTCGGCTGGTCGAATGACCTAATTATAaagtgaatttaaaataaataaaaaatagaactttatttaaaattaagccATTATCGAAAGCTCAGCCAGTAgttgtaaaattgattaaatttcaCCTTGATACAAATCAAAATTTCTGGACAAATCCATGTTTTAgcccaaaaaatttataaatcaaaattcttaCCCTGCATTTTTTGTGTGCAGGCACTACAGGTTGTTTGTACCCTGCAAGCGCCAGGTATGCATTTTGAACCTCCTTTGAAATTCATCATCTTTGTTCTTTTTAAGCGTGGAATCGGATTCTTCTCCACTTTGGATTTAACCTtttttgtttagtttaattttaatttgctTATTATGCCTAAGGTTTTATATGGATATCTTTTTGTCTAGTCTATAACACTTTTCTAGTTCATGCATATATACTAGTGTAGTGGCGTGTGACTTTACCTCTAATAATCTCATAATGGAGACCGTGATAATTGGATGTATaattgcttataaaaaaatggaTGTGTAacttagaattatttttgtccACAAAAGTTTCACTTTCGTGATGAAATGGGAGAGAAAAGAATGTATTGTGTTTGCTTTTGGCATATTCGCAGCTTGATAAGCGTGCATAATGTTATTAGCGTTAATTAAGAGTCCCACATGGGAGATTAGATAATACTAAGTGATTATcttacaatttaatttaattttataagattgtGTTAAGCTcaactcaaatatttaaatttatttaacatatattaaattatttattattacattattataaGTAGTGGATAGTTTTTATTCTAAGTGTTGAATTTtagtaaaatcaaaattttatgttttatatacCAATACTTGGACTGTGAATCATCGATaactttaatttctataaaataaaaaataaataaaattaataaattaatagttgatattataattatttatgattgattataaaaataagtataatattagttattaatttattaattgattattaatataatttattttattttttaaaataatttattgattttagagAAATCTAATGACATCAGCCATATGAGGGTTTTACAGTGAAATAATGacttttttcatataatttatttgtgttACTAATAGAAATTAGGCTAAATTATatgtcccttaatttaatttcagataacgttttagtcatttatcttttttttctcgacttggtcctttattttaattttaagtgacaatttgatattttatgttttaaaatttcaacaatgttatccttttttgtacaaaaattcaaaaaaaaaccaatcaaaactcataaaattaattatattcttcaatataatacaaatttcatcaaattcgtaacgcaaatctttaaataaactcatatgttcatactttatttgatattgttaggaataaaggactaaatcgggagaaaaaaaaaataaaagactaaaactttacctgaaattaagttaagggaccacaaatgtaatttagcctagaAATTATAACTTATCATTTTTGTCTGTTTCCATTTtttcttaacttatttttttttaaatgtatctaatattttatcttaaattcatttttaattaaaattaattttgcaattaaaaatcaatataaatctattagtattaattacagtgaattattttttttttgtggacACACATCTATCGCATAGTGGTACCCATATCAATTATAcataactatttttataaactcCACCGTACCTTTTCATATCAACATtgctttaatttataatatgcaTTTATTCTTAGCCATGTGGTCGATTGTAGGGACAACCtccttttactttttttacCACAATGTCATAATTGCATGATGAAGTCACATACTCATCGTGCgcctattaatttttttattttatttttagataactaatattaatagttaattattaattttttattataaaacagaaTTCAGCTCATAACATTCTCATATCCATTCGCTATATCCTCTTCAAGACCACAAAACCAAATctatttattaatattcattattatatatctagaaaacaaaatatttatcttaaaatgtaacttatatatatttattaaaataaaagaatgttTACAAATGTCTATATagtattctttttattttctatttttcttctttcgtactttttttattatttttttcattttatttttgcaaatcACGCTTTTTTTcttactttttaatattatattagtagtaattttttttaataagtaagAATCCATTATTGAGGATTACACCCAACCTAGTtgagagtatatatatataaatatttttcttagatGTATAAAAGAAAACACTATATTTAAATAGTACTACTTAaatcttaataatattttataataaatttataaatattttaatatattaatgtcAACTTAATATAGTACCCAACGACAAGCTATCCATGCAAATACACGCATATTTTGCTAGTGACGTGACTgacatcattaaaaatatactaTTCTGATATTTTTGTTgctcaaacataaaaaatttctcctaaaattttgaaagaaacATCTAAATCGAAGGTGACCAGCAATTGGCAAAGGTGGTCAGCAGTCGGAGATGTTGGTTGAAGTTTAATTGATGGTGGTCAAGGTGGTAGAGAGTGGTAATAGTCATAAATGGGGGTCAAGAGTTGTCGAATGTAGGTGGTTAATCGTGATCGTGGCAAATGGTCAGTAGTAGTGGTAGTGGTTGTGGTCAAAAAAAGTAGTCGATTGTCGATGATTCGTAATTGTTAGAGTGACGTTGACGTCCATTGTTTAGTCAcgtgttattttaaaaataaaataaaataaaattagaaaacttttgtttttagtttaaggagaaaatcttcaaaatttactataaaatCAACTCAATCTCATtttactaaaaacaaaaaactcacAACCATCACATACAAGTaatgaatttcaaaaaaaaagaaattaaaatttgacttGTATAGAATTATTTTCTGAAAACTCACTATTTACTAGGGGTGTACAAGACTTGGTTCGTCCCACGAACCTGCCTTATCCCGTAAGCAATGGACAAGTCTGACATGGTCCTAAAAAAATAAGGACAAGACAATGATAAGGTAGAAAAAGGATCGAGTTTGGGTTACCCGTCCTGTCCCGAATTAATTTAAGAACAACTGATTATTGTTTGCTATTACTTTACGTTATTATTGAGCCACCTTCTCTAAAAACATTAATTACTAACTTAGTCATTTATAGTTTGTAAAACAATATTATAAGT from Cicer arietinum cultivar CDC Frontier isolate Library 1 chromosome 5, Cicar.CDCFrontier_v2.0, whole genome shotgun sequence carries:
- the LOC101493309 gene encoding PLASMODESMATA CALLOSE-BINDING PROTEIN 1-like isoform X1, whose product is MALLTLALLLLAFSGSSSGSWCVCKDGSETILQKTLDYACGAGADCNPIKQNGPCFQPNTVKAHCNYAVNSYFQRKGQTQGSCEFAGTATVTASDPSTTGCLYPASASTTGTSTTTPTMGNPSTGGVLGGIGNGMGPSGIGTNSDNSHGGLKLLYTSLFFPFSISMFSSMVMMIMLW
- the LOC101493309 gene encoding PLASMODESMATA CALLOSE-BINDING PROTEIN 1-like isoform X2, producing the protein MALLTLALLLLAFSGSSSGSWCVCKDGSETILQKTLDYACGAGADCNPIKQNGPCFQPNTVKAHCNYAVNSYFQRKGQTQGSCEFAGTATVTASDPSTTGCLYPASARH